In one window of Frigoriglobus tundricola DNA:
- a CDS encoding amino acid kinase family protein — protein MIIVKVGGSLFDHPKLGPGLLAFVESLAPAEVLLVPGGGPVADAVRELDRTHGLGEEAAHWLALRALSVTAAFLERVAGGPPPPAPLPEGKGVTARDASSDSPEALGLRRSCSPPFPRPARSSADRAGEREEGLGVGSSCRVLDCFAFAREDESRPGALPHSWSVTTDSVAARAALVFRAERLILLKSTDVPDGTPWDTAAANGWVDAHFPRIARALTCPVEVINFRRRLGANA, from the coding sequence ATGATCATCGTGAAGGTCGGCGGGAGCCTCTTCGACCACCCGAAGCTCGGGCCGGGACTGCTCGCGTTCGTAGAATCGCTCGCCCCGGCCGAAGTGCTCCTTGTTCCCGGCGGCGGGCCGGTCGCGGACGCCGTGCGCGAACTGGACCGCACGCACGGGCTGGGCGAGGAGGCCGCGCACTGGCTCGCGCTACGGGCGTTGAGCGTGACCGCCGCGTTCCTGGAGCGGGTCGCGGGAGGACCTCCCCCCCCGGCCCCCCTCCCTGAAGGGAAGGGGGTGACGGCGCGAGACGCCTCCTCCGACTCTCCCGAGGCATTGGGACTCCGAAGGTCTTGCTCCCCTCCCTTCCCGCGGCCCGCGAGAAGCTCCGCTGACAGGGCCGGGGAGCGAGAGGAGGGGCTGGGGGTGGGTTCTTCGTGCCGCGTCCTCGACTGCTTCGCCTTCGCCCGGGAGGACGAGTCCCGCCCCGGCGCCCTTCCGCACTCCTGGAGCGTGACCACCGATTCCGTCGCGGCCCGCGCCGCGCTCGTGTTCCGCGCCGAGCGGCTCATTTTGCTCAAATCGACCGACGTTCCGGACGGCACACCCTGGGACACGGCCGCCGCGAACGGCTGGGTGGACGCGCATTTTCCCCGGATCGCGCGAGCCCTTACGTGCCCGGTTGAGGTCATCAACTTCCGCCGCAGACTTGGCGCCAACGCATAA
- a CDS encoding hydantoinase/oxoprolinase family protein, protein MASIVLGLDIGGANLKAATADKAGGGGRGEPTGGSPHPRAVSVPFPLWKQPDKLPAALAELVAKFPDADELAVTMTGELCDCFETKRDGVHAIIAAVRFASGGRPIHVWSTDGRFLNSEEAKRNHMKVAAANWHALATFAGHYAPEGRAILVDIGSTTTDIIPILDGVPVAVGKTDYDRLFSGELAYTGVRRTPVCAIAPWFVAAELFATTLDVYLVLGMVPEDPNDRDTADGRPATRKYARARLARMFCGDADGVPEDAVEAFASSILSNQIVQLQDCLSRVNGHLRVLEAPGRWAVPRPFHLTEDPPRWSLSNLLSRRLMPLLRGLTGKGAAVRAELVEEGVAHIVSGAGEFLAQRVINEPHHISLNDELGPEVSACAPAYAVAVLAAERRP, encoded by the coding sequence ATGGCATCAATCGTTTTAGGACTGGACATCGGCGGGGCGAACCTGAAGGCGGCCACGGCGGACAAAGCAGGAGGGGGCGGCAGGGGGGAACCCACGGGGGGTTCCCCCCACCCAAGGGCCGTTTCGGTGCCGTTTCCGCTCTGGAAACAACCGGACAAACTCCCGGCCGCTCTCGCCGAACTGGTGGCCAAGTTTCCGGACGCGGACGAACTCGCGGTCACCATGACCGGCGAGTTATGCGACTGCTTTGAAACGAAGCGCGACGGCGTCCACGCGATCATCGCCGCCGTGCGGTTCGCGAGCGGCGGTCGGCCCATTCACGTCTGGAGCACGGACGGCCGGTTCCTGAACTCGGAGGAGGCGAAGCGGAACCATATGAAAGTGGCCGCGGCGAACTGGCACGCGCTGGCGACCTTCGCGGGGCACTATGCGCCGGAAGGCCGGGCGATCTTGGTGGACATCGGTTCCACGACGACCGACATCATCCCAATTCTTGATGGCGTGCCGGTGGCCGTTGGGAAGACCGACTACGACCGGCTCTTCAGTGGCGAACTCGCTTATACCGGAGTTCGTCGGACTCCGGTTTGCGCGATCGCACCCTGGTTCGTGGCCGCGGAGTTGTTCGCCACGACGCTGGACGTGTATCTGGTGCTGGGAATGGTTCCCGAAGACCCGAACGATCGCGACACGGCCGACGGTCGGCCCGCAACGCGCAAATACGCCCGCGCCCGGCTCGCAAGAATGTTCTGTGGAGACGCGGACGGGGTGCCAGAGGACGCCGTTGAAGCGTTTGCGAGCAGTATCCTGAGTAACCAGATCGTCCAATTGCAAGACTGCCTGAGCCGGGTGAACGGCCATCTCCGGGTTCTGGAGGCGCCAGGCCGTTGGGCGGTTCCACGACCGTTTCATCTAACTGAAGACCCGCCCCGGTGGAGTTTGAGCAACCTGCTGAGTCGGCGGTTGATGCCCCTCTTGAGGGGGCTAACCGGTAAAGGGGCTGCGGTTCGGGCGGAACTCGTTGAAGAAGGGGTCGCTCACATCGTCTCCGGCGCGGGCGAATTTTTGGCCCAACGCGTGATCAACGAACCGCACCACATCTCCCTCAACGACGAACTCGGCCCCGAAGTCTCCGCGTGCGCGCCGGCGTACGCGGTCGCCGTGCTGGCGGCGGAGAGGCGGCCATGA
- a CDS encoding hsp70 family protein — MSRYLVGIDLGTTNIAVAYVDTASKAAGGPRLHTFKVPQVVAAGQVQDRDLLPSFLYIPGPHDLAPGAIDLPWKKNPPDTAGLFARNHGAKVPGRQVSSAKSWLCHPGVDRTAPLLPWAGPPDVPRLSPLEVSAKYLKHLVEAWNAVPNRKDADKLEEQTVVVTVPASFDDVARNLTAEAAKQAGLKHVTLLEEPQAAFYAWLGTHSPQEAGMLKPGMRCLVVDVGGGTSDFSLIRAGEEKGELTFIRDAVGDHLLLGGDNMDLALAKAVEQKLPGGRLEAAQFGALVQACRGAKEALLASPPPPTYPVTVMGKGRSVVGGTVSVNITPQDVAATLFDGFFPLTPFDADPTRGARTGLQEMGLPYVSDPAVSKHLAAFIRQHVPAGESVDAILFNGGVFQPDVLRQRVIDVMRPWFDQPASTWDPLVLTSPSLDLAVAWGAAYFAWLKHSGGRRIGGGIPRSYYVAVETDTPSRGAHADGVPVLCVVPRRMQEGEEVHMPSPVLELALGEPVLFPLYTSTVRGDDKPGQVLRLSEESLMRLPPLHTILRGGKRSGAKRVPVTLAAKCTEIGTLELYCESKEGNRWRLEFNVRDVLREPTKEDEEADASAGVIDVFPEEKVQAAGGLVNQVFGDSGATGVSPAPNAGEAGDTPAVPGVTTSDLPKLLEAALESPRSDWPTGLCRRMWEFLEAGAAGRAKSPGHLSRWYNLTGFVLRPGFGDPVDRYRVEALWKLITAAASGQGTGPKKPTVPEGGADYWIMWRRVSGGLNAALQQALFSRLKPALLPAKGKAFSRPPANEYAEMWRAAASLERLDARTKEALGAAVLRDCKKPPVPTYAFWALTRLGSRVQLYGPLNSVVHPEIVEQWVDDLLPFVPTNDSEKNGWLFCLSQLARLSGLRAVDVSDTTRSRVLGVLRAHPCPGAWKRVVEEVVAPEGEERSRMFGESLPIGLRLSGG; from the coding sequence ATGTCGCGCTACCTCGTCGGAATCGATCTCGGCACCACGAACATCGCCGTGGCCTACGTGGACACGGCGAGCAAGGCCGCCGGCGGGCCGCGGTTGCACACGTTCAAGGTGCCGCAAGTCGTCGCGGCCGGGCAGGTGCAGGACCGGGACCTCCTCCCGTCGTTCCTGTACATCCCGGGGCCGCACGACCTCGCGCCCGGCGCGATCGACCTCCCCTGGAAGAAGAACCCGCCCGATACGGCGGGGCTGTTCGCGCGCAACCACGGGGCGAAGGTGCCCGGGCGGCAGGTGTCGAGCGCGAAGTCGTGGCTGTGCCACCCCGGCGTGGACCGGACGGCGCCGCTCCTGCCCTGGGCCGGGCCGCCCGACGTGCCGCGGCTCTCGCCGCTCGAGGTCTCGGCCAAATACCTCAAACACCTTGTGGAAGCGTGGAACGCGGTTCCGAACCGCAAGGACGCCGACAAACTCGAAGAGCAAACGGTGGTGGTCACCGTGCCGGCGTCGTTCGACGACGTCGCGCGGAACCTCACCGCCGAGGCCGCGAAGCAGGCCGGGCTGAAGCACGTCACGCTGCTCGAAGAACCTCAAGCGGCGTTTTACGCGTGGCTCGGCACGCACTCGCCCCAGGAAGCCGGGATGCTCAAGCCCGGGATGCGGTGCCTGGTGGTCGATGTCGGCGGCGGCACCTCCGACTTCAGCCTGATCCGGGCCGGTGAGGAGAAGGGCGAACTCACCTTCATCCGCGACGCCGTCGGCGACCACCTGCTGCTCGGCGGCGACAACATGGACCTCGCGCTCGCGAAGGCCGTTGAGCAGAAGCTCCCCGGCGGGCGCCTCGAAGCGGCGCAGTTCGGCGCACTCGTGCAGGCGTGCCGCGGCGCGAAAGAGGCGCTCCTCGCCAGCCCCCCGCCGCCCACGTATCCGGTCACGGTGATGGGCAAGGGCCGGTCGGTGGTCGGCGGCACGGTGTCGGTGAACATCACCCCGCAGGACGTGGCCGCGACGCTCTTCGACGGTTTTTTCCCGCTCACCCCGTTCGACGCCGATCCGACGCGGGGCGCCCGTACCGGCCTTCAGGAAATGGGCCTCCCCTACGTCTCGGACCCGGCGGTGAGCAAACACCTCGCGGCGTTCATCCGACAGCACGTACCGGCCGGTGAGAGCGTCGATGCCATCCTCTTCAACGGCGGCGTGTTCCAGCCCGATGTGCTGCGGCAGCGGGTGATCGACGTCATGCGCCCCTGGTTCGACCAACCGGCCAGTACCTGGGACCCGCTCGTTCTGACCAGCCCGTCGCTCGATCTGGCGGTGGCGTGGGGCGCGGCCTACTTTGCGTGGCTGAAGCACTCGGGCGGGCGCCGCATCGGCGGCGGCATCCCGCGGTCCTACTACGTGGCGGTGGAAACGGACACGCCCAGCCGCGGGGCCCACGCCGACGGCGTTCCGGTACTGTGCGTCGTGCCGCGGCGGATGCAGGAGGGCGAAGAGGTCCACATGCCGTCGCCCGTACTGGAACTGGCCCTCGGCGAACCGGTCCTGTTCCCGCTGTACACGTCCACCGTTCGCGGCGACGATAAACCGGGTCAGGTGTTGCGGCTCTCGGAAGAGTCGCTGATGCGGCTCCCGCCGCTGCACACCATCTTGCGCGGCGGGAAGCGGTCGGGGGCCAAGCGCGTGCCCGTCACGCTCGCGGCGAAGTGTACCGAGATCGGCACGCTGGAGCTGTACTGCGAGTCGAAGGAGGGGAACCGCTGGCGGCTGGAGTTCAACGTCCGCGACGTGCTGCGCGAGCCGACCAAAGAGGACGAGGAGGCCGACGCGAGCGCGGGCGTCATCGACGTGTTCCCGGAAGAGAAGGTGCAAGCGGCCGGCGGGTTGGTCAACCAGGTGTTTGGTGATTCGGGGGCTACGGGCGTCTCACCCGCTCCGAACGCGGGAGAAGCGGGCGACACGCCCGCGGTCCCGGGGGTCACCACCTCCGACCTCCCGAAGCTATTGGAGGCCGCACTGGAATCGCCGCGGAGCGACTGGCCGACGGGATTGTGCCGGCGGATGTGGGAGTTCCTCGAAGCGGGCGCCGCGGGGCGCGCGAAATCGCCGGGGCACCTGTCCCGGTGGTACAATCTGACGGGCTTCGTGTTGCGCCCCGGGTTCGGCGACCCGGTGGACCGCTACCGGGTCGAGGCGCTGTGGAAGCTCATTACGGCGGCGGCGAGCGGTCAGGGTACCGGGCCGAAGAAGCCGACCGTGCCCGAGGGCGGCGCGGACTACTGGATCATGTGGCGGCGGGTGAGCGGCGGGCTGAACGCGGCGCTCCAGCAGGCGCTGTTTTCGCGGCTGAAGCCCGCGCTCCTGCCGGCGAAGGGCAAGGCGTTCTCCCGACCACCCGCGAACGAGTACGCCGAGATGTGGCGCGCCGCCGCGAGCCTGGAGCGCCTGGACGCCCGGACCAAAGAGGCGCTCGGCGCGGCGGTGCTCCGCGACTGCAAGAAGCCCCCGGTGCCGACCTACGCCTTCTGGGCGCTGACGCGGCTCGGCTCCCGCGTGCAACTGTACGGCCCGCTGAACAGCGTCGTTCACCCCGAGATCGTGGAGCAGTGGGTCGACGACCTGCTCCCGTTCGTTCCGACCAACGACAGCGAGAAGAACGGCTGGCTGTTCTGCCTGTCTCAGCTCGCCCGGTTGAGCGGGCTGCGGGCGGTGGACGTGAGCGATACGACCCGCTCCCGCGTCCTCGGCGTGCTGCGGGCGCACCCGTGCCCCGGCGCCTGGAAGCGCGTGGTGGAAGAGGTCGTCGCCCCGGAGGGCGAGGAACGGTCGCGGATGTTCGGCGAGAGCCTGCCCATCGGGTTACGATTGTCGGGCGGGTGA
- a CDS encoding sensor histidine kinase, with product MQKAGDRETFYKQAADALVEKIGLDSGIVLVKDGDAWRVTAHATKDEQAKGRAFSHALLNQALAGKRTFYIGAAAAGGGESLVGVQGVVVSPFFDARGTVCGVVYGSRMQRARGREIGPLEAQVTQLLATAVGAGLQRLERDEEANRLRVAKEAAEEADRTKSGFLAMVSHELRTPLTTIIGYSEILLEQAEADNLPQYTADLKQVHSAGQHLLALINDILDFSKIEAGKLEIARDAYAPASLIRDLMVSVEPLAKKNDNRLEVDCPADLGKGVGDPTRIRQCVLNLVGNACKFTKSGVVKVSARRDGDLLKVVVADTGLGMTPEQVGRLFQAFTQVDATAGRKYGGTGLGLAISQKLCTAMGGRITVASEAGKGSTFTMTIKAVLG from the coding sequence GTGCAAAAGGCCGGGGACCGCGAGACGTTCTACAAGCAGGCCGCCGACGCGCTCGTGGAGAAGATCGGCCTGGACTCCGGCATCGTTCTCGTGAAGGACGGCGACGCGTGGCGGGTGACCGCGCACGCCACCAAGGACGAGCAGGCGAAGGGCCGGGCGTTCAGCCACGCCCTGCTCAACCAGGCGCTCGCCGGGAAGCGGACGTTCTACATCGGTGCGGCCGCGGCCGGCGGCGGGGAGAGCCTCGTCGGCGTGCAGGGCGTCGTCGTGTCGCCGTTCTTCGACGCGCGGGGGACCGTCTGCGGCGTGGTGTACGGGAGCCGGATGCAGCGGGCGCGGGGCCGCGAGATCGGGCCGCTCGAAGCGCAGGTGACGCAGCTGCTCGCGACGGCGGTCGGGGCGGGGCTCCAGCGCCTGGAGCGCGACGAGGAGGCGAACCGGCTGCGGGTCGCCAAGGAGGCGGCGGAAGAGGCCGACCGCACCAAGAGCGGCTTCCTGGCGATGGTCAGCCACGAACTCCGCACCCCGCTCACCACCATCATCGGCTACTCCGAGATCCTGCTCGAACAGGCCGAGGCCGACAACCTGCCGCAGTACACCGCCGACCTGAAGCAGGTCCACTCCGCGGGCCAGCACCTGCTGGCCCTCATCAACGACATCCTCGACTTCTCGAAGATCGAGGCCGGCAAGCTGGAGATCGCGCGCGACGCCTACGCGCCCGCGAGCCTGATCCGCGACCTGATGGTGTCGGTGGAGCCGCTGGCGAAGAAGAACGACAACCGGCTGGAGGTGGACTGCCCGGCGGACCTGGGCAAGGGCGTCGGCGACCCGACCCGCATCCGCCAGTGCGTGCTGAACCTGGTGGGCAACGCGTGCAAGTTCACGAAGAGCGGCGTGGTGAAGGTGTCCGCCCGGCGCGACGGCGACCTGCTGAAAGTCGTGGTGGCGGACACCGGCCTCGGCATGACCCCGGAGCAGGTGGGGCGGCTGTTCCAGGCGTTCACCCAGGTGGACGCGACCGCCGGGCGCAAGTACGGCGGGACCGGCCTGGGGCTGGCGATCAGCCAGAAACTCTGCACCGCGATGGGCGGCCGGATCACCGTCGCGAGCGAAGCCGGCAAGGGCAGCACGTTCACCATGACCATCAAGGCCGTGCTGGGGTAG
- a CDS encoding DUF433 domain-containing protein: MTDPLLSRITIDPAVCHGKPRIRGRRYPAEVRLDLLSSGMTGDDTLADYEDLERDDLLAVLAYAARPVRTKRIQPVGRDGLNSDDSLKLLLTRPSGWVSLHASIE; encoded by the coding sequence GTGACGGACCCGCTCCTGTCGCGCATCACAATCGACCCGGCGGTGTGTCACGGAAAGCCGCGTATCCGCGGGCGGCGTTACCCGGCCGAGGTGCGCCTCGACCTGCTCAGCTCCGGCATGACGGGCGATGACACCCTCGCCGACTACGAAGACCTGGAACGCGACGATCTGCTCGCGGTCCTCGCTTACGCCGCGCGCCCGGTCCGCACCAAGCGGATTCAGCCGGTGGGCCGTGATGGCCTCAATTCGGATGATTCCCTCAAGCTGCTCTTGACGCGCCCTTCCGGCTGGGTATCTCTGCACGCCTCAATCGAGTGA
- a CDS encoding flagellar basal body P-ring protein FlgI, with the protein MNPAWQLAAALSRRNFLAWSAALGAAGLAGCKNAPDPAKKVQPRSQIGEDPADPDAVVTIGSKTKVGNCETIEVSGISIVYQLPGTGSSPPQGGWRTMLEDNLKKLKGDQPLNVRQLLDSPTRTASLVIVSARIPPGARKNDPVDVQVTLPQESRTTSLQGGVLFPCDLLTSDTTGNIHTQVHNGAPSGPAGRLLLGNVWAKAQGPLVAGNFEVDGGKAAPANVDADGRPVYRAGIIPGGGKVTTHRPYFLVLNESDQTAPVCASVAERLNTTFHSTSDPNLKVADAKNREYLLVNVPAAYQHNHYRFLVVARLVPYTPLAAGSRYRQKLEEELLDPVTTITAALRLEALGGDCRRSLRIGLESSSPWVRFAAAEALAYLGQTDGAGELARLAEDHPALRAQCLTALASLNDAAGTDRLVEMLTSPDAELRQGAFIALRLADEKHPALNGTLMNRSYWLHRVAGGPDAPSAVHLTGTGRSEVVLFGSVKLRGPLPPVAVGTDYTVSLPAGQAKAKVTQVVKGAEDAEVKEYTCEPTLAAVLSTLATLRGGYSEAIELVRKLARVEALDAQLVLNATPHELSVQQLCTFAKTDSTLAKANQEVARIGSVNPAVDANGFELPVVQDAPVVPAGAPLVKPPLNRDPGRLFGPKRASDAPLLDPAVVPAGGQ; encoded by the coding sequence ATGAACCCGGCGTGGCAACTCGCGGCGGCCCTGAGTCGGCGCAACTTCTTGGCGTGGTCGGCCGCGCTCGGCGCCGCCGGACTGGCCGGGTGCAAGAACGCGCCCGACCCGGCGAAGAAGGTGCAACCGCGGTCGCAGATCGGGGAGGACCCGGCCGACCCGGACGCGGTCGTGACGATCGGCTCCAAGACGAAGGTCGGGAACTGTGAGACGATCGAGGTGAGCGGCATCTCGATCGTGTACCAGTTGCCCGGGACCGGCAGCAGCCCGCCGCAGGGCGGCTGGCGGACGATGCTCGAAGACAACCTGAAGAAGCTGAAGGGCGACCAGCCCCTCAACGTCCGGCAGCTCCTCGACAGCCCGACCCGGACCGCCTCGCTCGTCATCGTCTCCGCACGCATCCCGCCCGGCGCGCGGAAGAACGACCCGGTCGACGTGCAGGTCACGCTGCCCCAGGAGAGCAGGACGACGAGCCTGCAAGGGGGCGTGCTGTTCCCGTGCGACCTGCTCACCTCCGACACCACCGGCAACATCCACACGCAGGTGCACAACGGGGCGCCGTCCGGGCCGGCCGGCCGGCTGCTCCTCGGGAACGTGTGGGCAAAGGCCCAGGGGCCGCTCGTGGCCGGTAACTTCGAGGTGGACGGCGGCAAGGCCGCCCCGGCCAACGTGGACGCGGACGGCCGCCCGGTGTACCGCGCCGGGATCATCCCCGGCGGCGGCAAAGTGACCACGCACCGGCCGTACTTCCTGGTGCTGAACGAGAGCGACCAGACCGCCCCGGTCTGCGCCTCCGTCGCCGAGCGGCTGAACACCACCTTCCACTCCACGTCGGACCCGAACCTGAAGGTGGCCGACGCCAAGAACCGCGAGTACCTCCTGGTGAACGTGCCCGCGGCGTACCAGCACAACCACTACCGCTTCCTGGTCGTCGCGCGGCTGGTGCCGTACACGCCGCTGGCGGCCGGGAGCCGGTACCGGCAGAAGCTGGAAGAGGAGCTGCTGGACCCGGTCACCACGATCACCGCGGCGCTCCGGCTGGAGGCGCTCGGCGGCGACTGCCGGCGGAGCCTGCGGATCGGGCTCGAGAGCTCGTCGCCCTGGGTCCGGTTCGCCGCGGCCGAGGCCCTCGCGTACCTCGGCCAGACCGACGGCGCGGGCGAACTGGCCCGGCTCGCCGAGGACCACCCGGCGCTCCGCGCCCAGTGCCTGACCGCCCTCGCGTCCCTGAACGACGCGGCCGGTACCGACCGCCTCGTGGAGATGCTGACCAGCCCGGACGCCGAGCTCCGCCAGGGGGCGTTCATCGCGCTGCGCCTGGCCGACGAGAAGCACCCGGCGCTCAACGGCACGCTGATGAACCGGTCGTACTGGCTGCACCGCGTAGCCGGCGGCCCCGACGCGCCCTCGGCCGTTCACCTGACCGGCACGGGCCGGAGCGAGGTCGTCCTGTTCGGCTCCGTGAAGCTCCGCGGCCCGCTGCCGCCGGTCGCGGTGGGCACCGATTACACGGTGTCCCTGCCCGCCGGCCAGGCCAAGGCCAAGGTGACACAGGTGGTGAAGGGGGCCGAGGACGCCGAGGTGAAAGAGTACACGTGCGAGCCCACGCTCGCGGCGGTGCTGTCCACGCTGGCCACCCTCCGCGGCGGCTACAGCGAGGCGATCGAACTGGTCCGCAAGCTGGCCCGCGTCGAGGCGCTCGACGCCCAACTGGTGCTGAACGCGACCCCGCACGAGCTGAGCGTGCAACAGCTGTGCACGTTCGCCAAGACCGACTCGACGCTGGCCAAGGCGAACCAGGAAGTGGCCCGCATCGGCTCCGTCAACCCGGCGGTGGATGCCAACGGGTTCGAGCTGCCCGTCGTCCAGGACGCCCCGGTGGTCCCGGCCGGTGCCCCGCTGGTGAAGCCCCCGCTCAACCGCGACCCCGGCCGCCTCTTCGGCCCGAAGCGCGCCTCGGACGCGCCGCTGCTGGACCCGGCGGTCGTGCCCGCGGGCGGACAGTGA
- a CDS encoding coiled-coil domain-containing protein, with the protein MQKEYTGKLHAAEQRAANRAALAQALDGLSQADADVQARLAAARERIGTLHADRERLADRTESEQTRLEGLRVRQGDLRGRIDVLEGLERSFEGLGAGARGARPALGAGAEDDGAPAPSPFAQVLGLVADLLTVPRDVAPLVELALGDAAQRFVVRTPDAVDAIAGAVGEVAGRVGFVPVLSGFVPPAEVPTPTPSLKGGEPDLRSSDALGGSEEALRAFPPLPSGRGAGGVGASSLAALVTCDHPDCATLPAQLLGRVRLADTLADARWLAALHPGFRVVTRAGELLEPDGTLTVGPLKAEAGLVSRKSELRDLREQFRTTSELVTRAEIELAELRRQADAAEGVLEAAESEVALLSDEAGGLLQRIARQRQQVETLDAEIELLHRESDVLEQQVREGEGAWVAARMGAEQAERASAEITTRLAELKQALAAGEQERDRRHQRTPRRRWR; encoded by the coding sequence ATGCAAAAGGAGTACACGGGCAAGCTCCACGCCGCCGAACAGCGGGCGGCGAACCGCGCCGCCCTTGCCCAGGCCCTCGACGGGCTCTCGCAGGCCGACGCCGACGTTCAGGCCCGGCTCGCCGCCGCCCGCGAGCGGATCGGCACCCTGCACGCCGATCGCGAGCGGCTCGCCGACCGTACGGAGAGCGAACAAACGCGCCTCGAAGGGCTGCGCGTGCGGCAGGGCGACCTCCGCGGTCGGATCGACGTACTCGAAGGTCTGGAGCGGTCGTTCGAGGGGCTGGGCGCGGGGGCGCGAGGTGCTCGGCCGGCTCTCGGCGCGGGGGCCGAAGACGACGGCGCCCCCGCGCCCTCACCGTTCGCGCAGGTCCTGGGCCTCGTGGCCGATCTGCTCACGGTGCCGCGGGACGTCGCGCCGCTGGTGGAACTGGCGCTCGGCGACGCCGCCCAGCGGTTCGTTGTGCGGACCCCGGACGCGGTCGATGCGATCGCCGGGGCCGTGGGCGAGGTCGCGGGCCGGGTCGGGTTCGTCCCGGTGCTGAGCGGATTCGTTCCCCCGGCTGAAGTACCCACCCCCACCCCCTCCCTGAAGGGAGGGGAGCCAGACCTGCGGAGTTCCGACGCCTTGGGCGGGTCGGAGGAGGCGTTGCGCGCGTTCCCCCCCCTCCCTTCAGGAAGGGGGGCCGGGGGGGTAGGTGCTTCATCCCTCGCAGCCCTCGTTACCTGCGACCACCCCGATTGCGCCACACTCCCCGCTCAGCTCCTCGGTCGCGTGCGTCTGGCCGACACCCTTGCGGACGCGCGCTGGCTCGCGGCGCTGCACCCCGGCTTCCGGGTCGTCACCCGCGCCGGCGAGTTGCTCGAACCGGACGGCACGCTCACGGTCGGCCCGCTCAAGGCCGAGGCCGGGCTGGTGTCGCGGAAGAGCGAACTCCGCGACCTGCGTGAACAGTTCCGCACCACGTCCGAACTCGTGACGCGGGCAGAAATCGAACTCGCCGAGCTGCGCCGGCAGGCCGACGCCGCCGAGGGCGTACTCGAAGCCGCGGAGTCGGAAGTCGCGCTCCTGTCCGACGAGGCCGGGGGCCTGCTCCAGCGGATCGCCCGGCAGCGGCAGCAGGTCGAAACGCTCGACGCCGAAATCGAACTGCTGCACCGCGAGAGCGACGTTCTCGAGCAGCAGGTGCGTGAGGGCGAAGGCGCGTGGGTCGCGGCCCGCATGGGGGCCGAGCAGGCCGAGCGGGCCTCGGCCGAGATCACGACCCGGCTCGCCGAGTTGAAACAGGCGCTGGCGGCCGGCGAGCAGGAGCGGGACCGGCGGCACCAGCGCACACCGCGGCGCAGGTGGCGCTGA
- a CDS encoding AAA family ATPase produces MEALDELTRVEGEFTALQAQHDDLNAARHSLQQVIDAINADSRKLFTDTLAAVRTYFQELFRKLFGGGQADIVLEDATDVLESGIEITARPPGKELRALSLLSGGEKTLTAVALLLAIFRNKPSPFCILDEVDAALDEANTARLAGVLRDFLDRSQFIVVTHKKRTMAAADLLWGVTMQESGISRLLPMRFEDWPDEEQHSEAAAA; encoded by the coding sequence ATGGAAGCGCTGGACGAGTTGACCCGTGTGGAAGGCGAGTTCACGGCCCTCCAGGCCCAGCACGACGACCTGAACGCCGCCCGGCACTCGCTCCAGCAGGTGATCGACGCCATCAACGCGGACAGCCGCAAGCTGTTCACGGACACGCTCGCGGCCGTCCGCACGTACTTCCAGGAGCTGTTCCGCAAGTTGTTCGGCGGCGGCCAGGCCGACATCGTCCTCGAGGACGCGACCGACGTTCTGGAGTCCGGGATCGAGATCACCGCCCGCCCGCCGGGGAAGGAACTGCGGGCGCTATCGCTGCTCTCGGGCGGCGAGAAGACGCTCACGGCCGTCGCGCTGCTGCTGGCGATCTTCCGCAACAAGCCGTCGCCGTTCTGCATCCTGGACGAGGTGGACGCGGCCCTGGACGAGGCGAACACCGCGCGCCTCGCGGGCGTGCTCCGCGATTTCCTGGACCGCAGTCAGTTCATCGTGGTGACCCACAAGAAGCGAACGATGGCCGCCGCCGATCTCCTGTGGGGCGTGACGATGCAGGAGAGCGGGATCAGCCGCCTCCTGCCGATGCGGTTCGAGGACTGGCCCGACGAAGAGCAACACTCCGAAGCGGCGGCGGCATAG